One genomic window of Luteitalea pratensis includes the following:
- a CDS encoding MBL fold metallo-hydrolase, protein MQLSQDVAPGVAWLRTVMVNVVFVEPEPQDGRWVLVDAGLAGHLRVIARAARARFGDRPPAAIVLTHAHFDHVGNLERLLDVWDVPVYAHALELAHLTGRRAYPPPDPTVGGGLMAWCARLYPCGPIDISTRVRALPDDGAIPPLPGWRWWHTPGHTDGHVSLFRDTDRVLVSGDAVITVRQESLGAVIMQAPALHGPPAYFTSDWSEALGSVRDLADLSPNVLVPGHGVPMSGPRLTRSLRAFADGFHLEIPERGRYVGAPARRREDGGHDLPRDPWPAAVRRGLAGLAVTALAGAWLWRRQWPGAPPRRRFLPGDR, encoded by the coding sequence ATGCAGCTGAGCCAGGACGTGGCGCCCGGAGTCGCGTGGTTACGCACGGTGATGGTGAACGTGGTGTTCGTCGAGCCCGAGCCGCAAGACGGCCGATGGGTGCTCGTGGACGCCGGCCTTGCGGGCCATCTCCGTGTGATTGCGCGCGCGGCACGAGCGCGATTCGGCGACCGCCCGCCGGCCGCCATTGTCCTGACGCATGCGCATTTCGACCATGTGGGTAATCTCGAGCGACTGCTCGACGTGTGGGACGTCCCCGTCTACGCGCACGCGCTGGAACTAGCGCATCTCACTGGCCGCCGCGCTTATCCGCCGCCCGATCCCACCGTCGGCGGCGGGCTGATGGCGTGGTGCGCGCGCCTCTACCCCTGTGGTCCCATCGACATCAGTACGCGCGTCCGAGCTCTCCCCGACGATGGAGCGATTCCGCCCCTGCCGGGATGGCGGTGGTGGCACACGCCAGGACACACGGATGGACACGTGTCGTTGTTCCGGGACACCGATCGGGTGCTGGTCTCGGGCGATGCGGTGATCACGGTGCGGCAGGAGTCGCTCGGCGCGGTGATCATGCAGGCGCCAGCGTTGCACGGTCCACCTGCGTACTTCACGAGCGACTGGAGCGAGGCACTGGGCTCGGTGCGTGACCTGGCGGACCTCTCCCCGAATGTGCTCGTACCCGGCCACGGCGTGCCGATGTCCGGTCCGCGGCTCACGCGGAGCTTGCGCGCGTTTGCCGATGGCTTCCACCTCGAGATTCCCGAGCGTGGTCGCTACGTCGGGGCGCCGGCGCGCCGGCGGGAGGACGGAGGCCATGATCTGCCACGCGACCCATGGCCCGCGGCGGTGCGGCGCGGTCTCGCGGGACTGGCGGTCACGGCATTGGCGGGCGCGTGGCTGTGGCGACGGCAATGGCCAGGCGCACCGCCACGCCGCCGCTTCCTCCCAGGCGACCGCTGA
- a CDS encoding SUMF1/EgtB/PvdO family nonheme iron enzyme yields the protein MQSSPETLSSPAPDATSPRVIRGIDRGDALDWYERNRARTRALFDVLVPETLYAQPIAQRHPIVFYVGHLPGFSLNTLVKRGLGQPGIDQRLERLFARGIDPDEDGHDASAFTWPDRETVETFVQSADARVVQALTEADLDQPGHPLLDRAEAVYAILEHEAMHQETLLYMWHRLPHDAKRAPRDYAVRVEPGTVVQGDIEIPAGPASLGAVRAHVRFGWDNEFPGPVVDVDAFRIQRLNVTNGDFLAFVEAGGYRDPHWWSPQDWTWLQSESHTHPSFWESIDGRWHWRGMFEYVPLPMAWPAYVSQAEANAYAKWTRRRLPTEAEFQRAAYTGPDGLPRRHPWGDAPPTRAHGVFDFNSWEPEPVGTHADGQSGWGVHDLVGNGWEWTSTIFDGFAGFTPIPSYPEYSADFFDGSHFVLKGASQATARELLRPSFRNWFRPRYPFVYATFRTVEVHA from the coding sequence GTGCAGTCGAGTCCTGAGACGCTGTCCTCCCCCGCACCGGACGCCACTTCTCCGCGGGTGATCCGCGGCATCGATCGCGGCGACGCCCTCGACTGGTATGAGCGGAATCGCGCGCGCACGCGCGCGCTGTTCGATGTGCTGGTCCCGGAGACGTTGTACGCGCAACCGATCGCCCAGCGCCATCCGATCGTCTTCTACGTCGGCCACTTGCCGGGCTTCAGCCTCAATACGCTCGTCAAGCGTGGGCTCGGACAGCCAGGCATCGACCAACGGCTCGAACGCCTCTTCGCTCGCGGGATCGACCCGGACGAGGACGGTCATGATGCGTCGGCGTTCACGTGGCCTGACCGGGAGACCGTCGAGACGTTCGTGCAGTCGGCCGATGCGCGGGTCGTCCAGGCACTGACGGAGGCGGACCTCGACCAGCCGGGGCATCCGCTGCTCGATCGCGCCGAGGCCGTGTACGCCATCCTCGAACACGAGGCGATGCACCAGGAGACGCTGCTGTACATGTGGCACCGCCTGCCACATGACGCCAAGCGCGCGCCGCGCGACTACGCCGTGCGCGTCGAGCCGGGAACCGTCGTGCAGGGAGACATCGAGATCCCCGCGGGCCCGGCGAGCCTCGGCGCGGTGCGCGCCCACGTGCGCTTCGGGTGGGACAACGAGTTCCCGGGTCCGGTCGTGGATGTCGACGCGTTCCGGATCCAACGGCTGAACGTCACCAACGGAGACTTCCTGGCGTTCGTGGAGGCTGGTGGCTACCGCGACCCCCACTGGTGGTCGCCACAGGACTGGACGTGGCTGCAGTCCGAGTCACACACACATCCGAGCTTCTGGGAGTCCATCGACGGGCGTTGGCACTGGCGCGGCATGTTCGAATACGTGCCGCTGCCGATGGCATGGCCCGCCTACGTGAGCCAGGCGGAAGCCAACGCTTACGCGAAGTGGACGCGGCGGCGCCTGCCGACCGAAGCCGAGTTCCAGCGAGCGGCGTACACGGGGCCGGACGGGCTCCCGCGGCGTCATCCCTGGGGCGACGCGCCACCGACGAGGGCGCATGGCGTGTTCGACTTCAACAGCTGGGAACCGGAACCGGTCGGTACCCATGCTGATGGCCAGTCCGGGTGGGGTGTGCACGATCTGGTCGGCAATGGCTGGGAGTGGACGTCGACGATTTTCGATGGCTTCGCCGGCTTCACGCCGATCCCGTCGTACCCGGAGTACTCCGCCGACTTCTTCGATGGATCGCACTTCGTGCTGAAGGGCGCGTCCCAGGCCACCGCCCGTGAACTGTTGCGCCCGAGCTTCCGCAACTGGTTCAGGCCACGCTACCCGTTCGTCTACGCGACGTTCCGCACCGTGGAGGTGCACGCATGA
- the egtD gene encoding L-histidine N(alpha)-methyltransferase gives MSPASPMRLVPPSPALRDRVPVRGPAAATTATLTFAEEVAALLRDRPRRLPAHALYDALGSSLFDAICHLPWYPITRAETALLQTHRLAILEAAGRRPRVVELGPGNGEKLATLMQDGSGDDPAFDVHLVDVSATALDAASARLRRLPGVAVHTHVARYEVGLREVTLSRTAGETLLVAFLGSNIGNFDPPEAAALLQDIRGAMERGDTLLIGADLVKPVEQLQAAYDDPLGVTAAFNCNLLVRLNRELGADFDLEHFAHDARWNSRAQRMEMHLVSLAQQRVHVPGAKLVLDFHAGETIWTESSYKYESATFGETLWEAGFSTIASWQDQDAGFLLTLAAAR, from the coding sequence ATGAGCCCAGCATCTCCGATGCGCCTGGTGCCCCCCAGCCCTGCGTTGCGGGATCGCGTGCCTGTGCGCGGACCAGCCGCGGCGACGACGGCGACGCTGACGTTTGCCGAGGAGGTCGCCGCGCTGTTACGTGATCGGCCGCGACGACTCCCCGCGCATGCGCTCTACGATGCGCTCGGGTCGTCGCTGTTCGACGCCATCTGCCACCTGCCCTGGTATCCGATCACCCGCGCCGAGACGGCCCTGCTGCAGACGCACAGGCTTGCCATCCTCGAAGCGGCGGGACGTCGCCCCCGCGTGGTCGAACTCGGACCCGGCAACGGCGAGAAGCTCGCCACGTTGATGCAGGACGGCAGCGGCGACGATCCGGCGTTCGACGTCCATCTCGTCGATGTCTCGGCCACCGCGCTCGATGCCGCATCGGCGCGGCTGCGGCGCCTTCCAGGTGTCGCCGTCCACACACACGTGGCGCGCTACGAGGTCGGCCTGCGGGAGGTGACACTCTCGCGCACCGCTGGCGAGACATTGCTGGTCGCGTTCCTGGGCTCCAACATCGGCAACTTCGATCCGCCCGAAGCGGCAGCGCTGCTGCAGGACATCCGTGGCGCGATGGAACGTGGCGACACGCTGCTGATCGGCGCCGACCTGGTGAAACCCGTTGAGCAGCTGCAAGCCGCGTACGACGACCCGCTCGGCGTCACGGCCGCGTTCAACTGCAACCTCCTGGTGCGGCTGAATCGGGAACTCGGGGCCGATTTCGACCTCGAACACTTCGCCCACGACGCGCGGTGGAACTCGCGGGCGCAGCGCATGGAGATGCACCTCGTGAGCCTCGCGCAGCAACGGGTGCACGTGCCGGGCGCGAAGCTCGTGCTCGACTTCCACGCCGGCGAAACGATCTGGACCGAGAGTTCCTACAAGTACGAATCGGCCACCTTCGGCGAGACGCTGTGGGAGGCGGGCTTCAGCACGATTGCCTCCTGGCAGGATCAGGACGCAGGCTTCCTGCTGACGCTCGCCGCGGCGCGGTGA